From a single Arthrobacter sp. SLBN-112 genomic region:
- a CDS encoding M23 family metallopeptidase, translated as MQTSRGRRRAAGPPSAPRVAEVVAAERPRDLHRDARRRRGPFRQMTEFAAASGIGQKAGMALAATGLVLTVTVPATSPVMATDAAGNAPMAASAVSPQPQISADVGAQVDFSRSAVVTQADPDGKLKQLLSAQSAGSVTRAASAGTLAAPLSSLATASPFGYRVSPITGGSGDFHRGQDFAAQCGTSVLAAATGTVTFAGWHQFGGGNRVVIDHGNGLETTYNHLSSFNVKVGQTVSRGEVVALSGTTGASTGCHLHFEVQVNGEVVDPMGWL; from the coding sequence ATGCAGACCTCACGGGGCCGCCGACGCGCGGCCGGCCCCCCTTCGGCACCCCGGGTTGCCGAAGTCGTCGCAGCGGAGCGCCCCCGCGACCTGCATCGCGACGCGCGCCGCCGCCGGGGTCCCTTCCGGCAGATGACGGAGTTTGCCGCCGCCAGCGGCATCGGCCAAAAGGCCGGTATGGCACTCGCCGCCACAGGCCTGGTGCTGACGGTCACGGTGCCCGCCACGAGTCCCGTTATGGCCACGGATGCCGCGGGCAACGCCCCCATGGCTGCTTCCGCCGTTAGTCCGCAGCCGCAGATTTCCGCTGATGTCGGAGCGCAGGTGGACTTCAGCCGCTCCGCCGTGGTGACGCAGGCGGACCCGGACGGAAAGCTGAAGCAGCTCCTAAGCGCACAGTCCGCCGGCTCCGTCACGCGTGCCGCTTCGGCCGGCACCCTGGCCGCACCCCTGTCGTCCCTCGCCACCGCTTCCCCCTTCGGTTACCGCGTCAGCCCTATCACCGGAGGCTCGGGAGACTTCCATCGGGGCCAGGACTTCGCGGCGCAGTGCGGCACCTCGGTCCTGGCGGCCGCAACAGGGACGGTCACCTTCGCGGGCTGGCACCAGTTCGGCGGCGGAAACCGCGTGGTCATCGACCACGGCAACGGGCTGGAAACCACCTACAACCACCTCTCGTCCTTCAACGTCAAGGTGGGCCAAACCGTCTCCCGCGGGGAGGTCGTGGCATTGAGCGGCACCACCGGGGCATCCACCGGCTGCCACCTGCACTTCGAGGTCCAGGTCAACGGCGAAGTGGTCGATCCGATGGGCTGGCTCTAA
- a CDS encoding metal-dependent transcriptional regulator: MTDLIDTTEMYLRTILELEEENIVALRARIAERLRHSGPTVSQTIGRMERDGLVVVSGDRHLELTDTGRKRATEVMRKHRLAERLLADVIGLDWAYVHDEACRWEHVMSERVERRIYEMLGHPTESPYGNPIPGLAALGGQAGRGFADGAISLVEAMKNYGPASGVTISRLAEPIQVEPELLAQLDEGGIRPGAAVTLERVGEYISVRVPGIEGALELPPEVAAHVFVAVN; the protein is encoded by the coding sequence ATGACGGATCTGATCGACACTACGGAGATGTACCTCAGGACCATTCTGGAGCTTGAGGAAGAAAACATCGTCGCCCTCAGGGCCCGTATCGCCGAACGCCTGCGCCACTCCGGGCCCACCGTCTCCCAGACCATCGGCCGCATGGAGCGGGACGGACTTGTCGTCGTCTCCGGTGATCGCCACCTGGAACTCACGGATACAGGCCGCAAGCGCGCCACGGAGGTCATGCGCAAGCACCGGCTGGCCGAACGCCTCCTGGCAGATGTCATCGGCCTGGATTGGGCCTACGTCCATGACGAAGCCTGCCGCTGGGAACACGTCATGAGCGAGCGGGTGGAGCGGCGCATCTACGAGATGCTGGGCCACCCCACCGAATCGCCTTACGGCAATCCCATTCCGGGGCTTGCTGCGCTGGGAGGCCAGGCGGGCCGCGGCTTTGCCGACGGCGCCATCAGCCTGGTGGAAGCAATGAAGAACTATGGGCCGGCCTCGGGCGTGACCATCAGCCGTTTGGCGGAGCCAATCCAGGTGGAACCGGAACTGCTGGCCCAGCTGGACGAGGGCGGGATCCGGCCTGGTGCTGCGGTGACGCTGGAACGCGTGGGCGAGTACATTTCCGTTCGGGTCCCGGGGATCGAAGGGGCGCTGGAGCTGCCGCCCGAGGTTGCTGCGCACGTCTTCGTTGCCGTCAATTAG
- the fdhD gene encoding formate dehydrogenase accessory sulfurtransferase FdhD — MGRVTQRRKVHKYVLDGSPKALEYPVRHREDVLAVEEPLEIRLGSLSYSVTMRTPGDDFDLVAGFLVSEGVIWAAEQLVSLRFCAGEDENGVQTFNVVEAQLRPDVPLPDTGRKVYTSSSCGICGTDSIEAVQKSSHFSPRADPLTVDAKVLAALPGLLRKSQRVFEDTGGVHAAGLFRIGDDGDPQLLCLREDVGRHNAVDKVVGWALREGLLPLTGTVLQVSGRASFELVQKASLAGIPVLAAVSAPSSLAVELAEANGLTLAGFSRETSFNVYAGDSRILRPAPAVPIA, encoded by the coding sequence ATGGGACGAGTAACCCAGCGCCGCAAAGTGCACAAGTATGTTTTGGACGGTTCGCCGAAGGCCCTGGAATACCCGGTCCGGCATCGCGAGGACGTCCTCGCGGTCGAGGAACCCCTGGAAATCCGGCTGGGCAGCCTTTCCTATTCGGTCACCATGCGGACTCCGGGGGACGACTTTGACCTGGTGGCCGGGTTCCTGGTCTCCGAGGGCGTCATCTGGGCTGCCGAGCAGCTGGTCTCGCTCCGCTTTTGTGCCGGCGAGGACGAGAACGGCGTCCAGACCTTCAACGTAGTGGAAGCCCAGCTGCGGCCGGACGTCCCGCTTCCCGACACTGGCCGCAAGGTCTACACATCCAGCTCCTGCGGCATCTGTGGAACCGACTCCATCGAGGCCGTGCAGAAGTCCTCCCATTTCAGCCCGCGGGCGGACCCGTTGACTGTGGATGCCAAAGTCCTGGCCGCCCTCCCGGGGCTGCTGCGGAAGTCCCAGCGTGTCTTCGAGGACACCGGCGGCGTGCATGCGGCTGGCCTGTTCAGGATTGGGGACGACGGCGACCCGCAGCTCCTGTGCCTGCGCGAGGACGTCGGGCGGCACAACGCCGTGGACAAAGTGGTGGGCTGGGCACTGCGCGAGGGCCTCCTGCCGCTGACCGGAACCGTCCTCCAGGTGTCCGGCAGGGCATCCTTCGAACTGGTCCAGAAAGCTTCCCTTGCGGGAATTCCCGTCCTGGCAGCTGTCAGTGCCCCTTCCAGCCTTGCGGTGGAGCTGGCGGAGGCGAACGGGCTGACCCTGGCGGGGTTCAGCCGGGAAACAAGTTTCAATGTCTACGCCGGGGATTCGCGGATCCTGCGCCCCGCCCCAGCCGTGCCCATTGCATAG
- the mobA gene encoding molybdenum cofactor guanylyltransferase, producing MEVNSLAFDAVVLAGGRSSRLGGTPKQSLVFQGQTLLERAVAAAAGAGLTVVVGDTDFVPHRPSAAQPLPAWPADLLTCREEPRFAGPAAAIAAGLEVLAAHHAGTGNGGGAPYTLVLACDMPLASQAVAALLDALVPSMEGTSGGVMACAEDGRAQPLAGFYRTSELTKACKALAARDALVNGSVRALLASLDVQLVTVPAGSTADVDTWGDVAALGIAAVNQREGQDRHSGGVNVGGNS from the coding sequence GTGGAAGTGAACAGCCTTGCCTTTGACGCCGTGGTCCTGGCCGGCGGAAGGTCATCGCGGCTGGGCGGCACGCCCAAGCAGTCGCTGGTCTTCCAGGGCCAAACCCTCCTGGAACGCGCTGTGGCTGCTGCCGCGGGGGCCGGGCTTACTGTCGTTGTGGGCGACACGGACTTCGTGCCGCACCGGCCATCGGCCGCGCAACCCCTGCCGGCCTGGCCTGCCGACCTTTTGACGTGCCGGGAGGAACCGCGATTCGCGGGCCCCGCGGCAGCGATCGCCGCCGGACTGGAGGTGCTGGCGGCCCACCATGCAGGGACGGGCAACGGTGGCGGGGCGCCTTACACCCTGGTGCTGGCCTGCGACATGCCGTTGGCATCGCAAGCGGTGGCAGCGCTGCTTGACGCGCTGGTCCCCTCCATGGAAGGGACATCCGGCGGTGTCATGGCCTGTGCCGAGGACGGCAGGGCGCAGCCGCTGGCAGGTTTTTACCGCACGTCTGAGTTAACTAAAGCCTGCAAGGCCCTTGCCGCCCGCGATGCCTTGGTCAACGGCTCTGTCAGGGCGCTCCTTGCTAGTCTGGACGTGCAGCTTGTCACAGTCCCTGCCGGATCCACAGCCGATGTGGATACCTGGGGTGACGTTGCCGCGCTGGGGATTGCCGCCGTTAACCAGCGTGAAGGCCAGGACCGGCATTCGGGCGGAGTAAACGTGGGAGGCAATTCGTGA
- a CDS encoding NlpC/P60 family protein, whose product MTTRATARHRAEVTKTNSIAVIAKAVSDNAGGMGRQAAVIAAASGLVLTSGIAANAADANVKRDSAPASALEVESAVDAPISAASTISISYEKPAVTTTPAPVVEPEPEVEVQEAAPAPAAQPAAAPKVTAKVATAAAPAAPAAQASASGKGAAILSAAYAQLGVMQDCTMLVTNSLAAVGIHFHDWPAGYLSLGRTVSAAEAQPGDLIYYADGGAGMAHIAVYAGNGMAVHGGYNGNQTVVFSANVGSGPVFIRVN is encoded by the coding sequence ATGACGACTCGTGCCACCGCACGGCATCGCGCCGAGGTCACCAAAACCAACTCAATCGCTGTCATTGCCAAGGCTGTCAGCGACAACGCAGGCGGCATGGGCCGCCAGGCTGCGGTTATTGCTGCGGCTTCCGGCCTGGTCCTGACCAGCGGCATCGCGGCCAACGCTGCCGACGCCAACGTCAAGCGCGATTCCGCTCCGGCTTCCGCGTTGGAAGTTGAATCCGCTGTCGACGCCCCGATTTCCGCGGCTTCCACCATCTCCATCAGCTACGAGAAGCCTGCCGTGACCACCACGCCGGCTCCCGTCGTCGAGCCTGAGCCCGAGGTTGAGGTGCAGGAAGCCGCTCCCGCTCCTGCAGCCCAGCCCGCTGCTGCTCCCAAGGTCACGGCCAAGGTTGCCACCGCCGCTGCTCCTGCCGCTCCCGCAGCCCAGGCATCCGCCAGCGGCAAGGGTGCCGCCATCCTCTCCGCCGCCTACGCACAGCTCGGCGTGATGCAGGACTGCACCATGCTGGTCACCAACTCGCTGGCCGCCGTCGGAATCCACTTCCACGACTGGCCCGCCGGCTACCTGTCCCTGGGCCGCACCGTGAGTGCAGCCGAAGCACAGCCGGGCGACCTGATCTACTACGCTGACGGCGGCGCGGGCATGGCCCACATTGCTGTCTACGCAGGAAACGGCATGGCCGTCCACGGCGGCTACAACGGAAACCAGACTGTGGTCTTCAGCGCAAACGTTGGATCCGGCCCGGTCTTCATCCGCGTCAACTAG
- a CDS encoding DUF6457 domain-containing protein, with product MKSQDETLEEWCRALLQAYKLEDVQVDVNAVLALAGVAAHAVVRPAAPLTTFIAGFAAGLAAAPGREMDAESMDAALAVARTLAKDYEAEAAAGTPGE from the coding sequence GTGAAGAGCCAGGACGAAACGCTGGAGGAGTGGTGCAGGGCCCTTCTCCAGGCGTACAAGCTTGAGGATGTCCAGGTGGACGTCAACGCGGTGCTCGCGCTTGCAGGTGTTGCCGCCCATGCCGTAGTCCGGCCGGCGGCCCCGCTCACCACTTTTATTGCCGGCTTCGCTGCAGGCCTGGCTGCCGCTCCAGGCAGGGAAATGGATGCCGAATCAATGGACGCGGCACTTGCCGTTGCCCGCACGCTGGCAAAGGACTACGAGGCCGAGGCCGCCGCCGGGACTCCCGGCGAATGA
- a CDS encoding C40 family peptidase, producing MSKAVSANAGTVGRQAAVVAAASGLILSMGLPATAADTTAGVSASTESGSAQSALAVTAAPTATVSFERPVVKTTAAPKVEAVRTQSTAAANRAANTATAGQEASPAAKAEESVSAAATSGIAAIAYTGIGHSYVWGGTSPVTGWDCSGFVQWVYAQAGISIPRTNAWNIMTPTSAPQPGDLVVQNGGAHVGIYVGNGMMISALNPSQGTLLHSPAATGSSTYYHYSK from the coding sequence ATGTCCAAGGCTGTCAGCGCAAATGCCGGGACCGTAGGCCGCCAGGCTGCCGTTGTCGCAGCCGCCTCGGGCCTCATCCTGAGCATGGGACTGCCCGCCACGGCAGCTGACACCACTGCCGGTGTCTCTGCCTCCACCGAGTCCGGTTCGGCCCAGAGCGCACTCGCCGTCACCGCTGCCCCCACGGCCACGGTGTCCTTCGAGCGTCCGGTCGTCAAGACCACCGCCGCTCCCAAGGTTGAAGCGGTACGTACCCAGTCCACTGCAGCAGCGAACCGCGCCGCCAACACCGCCACTGCGGGCCAGGAGGCTTCCCCGGCCGCCAAGGCGGAAGAGTCCGTATCCGCTGCGGCAACCTCGGGCATTGCCGCTATCGCCTACACCGGCATCGGCCACTCCTACGTATGGGGCGGCACCAGCCCCGTCACGGGCTGGGACTGCTCCGGTTTCGTGCAGTGGGTTTATGCGCAGGCCGGAATCAGCATCCCCCGCACCAACGCGTGGAACATCATGACCCCCACCTCCGCACCGCAGCCGGGTGACTTGGTTGTCCAGAACGGTGGCGCTCACGTCGGCATCTACGTCGGCAACGGCATGATGATCAGCGCACTCAACCCCTCGCAGGGCACGCTGCTCCACTCGCCCGCAGCCACCGGTTCCTCCACGTACTACCACTACAGCAAATAG
- a CDS encoding DUF3027 domain-containing protein — translation MDPQSEQPGTPVQEQAAKTPPKRKAGVPVWRTGKPDAFLAAAVDAARTAVEGITPAGTIGAHLAAKSEGDRLVTHLFESRLPGYAGWQWYAVLTRNSRSKAVTVNELGLLPSEESILAPEWVPWAERVRPEDEQQQEPEQQEPEQQEPGQETPEELPAGQQEPGGQGHDDDGGGPGDVAEPGDEAKTS, via the coding sequence ATGGACCCCCAATCTGAACAGCCGGGCACGCCAGTGCAGGAGCAGGCTGCCAAGACTCCGCCCAAGCGCAAGGCAGGCGTGCCCGTGTGGCGTACGGGCAAGCCCGATGCTTTCCTGGCCGCGGCGGTGGACGCTGCCCGGACCGCAGTGGAAGGCATCACCCCGGCCGGCACCATCGGGGCGCACCTGGCAGCCAAGAGCGAGGGCGACCGGTTGGTCACGCACCTGTTCGAGTCCCGGCTGCCCGGTTACGCGGGCTGGCAGTGGTACGCGGTGCTGACCCGCAACTCGCGCTCCAAGGCGGTCACAGTCAACGAGTTGGGCCTGCTGCCGTCCGAGGAGTCCATCCTGGCCCCGGAGTGGGTGCCGTGGGCCGAACGTGTCCGTCCCGAGGACGAGCAGCAGCAGGAGCCCGAACAGCAGGAGCCCGAACAGCAGGAGCCAGGGCAGGAGACTCCGGAAGAGCTGCCTGCAGGGCAGCAGGAACCTGGCGGTCAAGGGCATGACGACGACGGCGGCGGACCTGGCGACGTCGCGGAGCCTGGCGACGAAGCAAAGACTTCCTGA
- a CDS encoding molybdopterin molybdotransferase MoeA, which translates to MTAEPQGDSEAPPGSDVGPLAGMTAPGATEQGLTEPGMTGPGTPGPGTPGHGTGASGGPDFRAVEEGHAAHHHLAHTWEEARRAAFDAATPIPPGPVPLRIALGRKLDRDIVALQDMPHYASSAMDGWVVNGSGPWIPVEPGTRLAPHQASPIATGGLIPAGGKAVLRTESAVLGQDDEGLPVLMTGGKARPGEPRAGEHIRKAGEEALEGDILVKAGVELNPAHLALAALAGYDELQVQGKPVVRLVLTGSEVVEHGTPAPGQVRDTFGPQMPDVVSMLGGIPGGQQRIGDSYDEWLAALEDVLPEVPGAPDLPADVVITTGGTGRSGTDHLRRAVAELGGRLIIDGVAMRPGHPAVLAELPDGRFVLGLPGNPLAAMMALSTVGAPLLGALGHRAMPAVEEVPCGTMIEPDPGRTRLMPFRLLYGMASPAQHTGPGMMRGLAAADGVLVVPPHGVQLGEPVPAFALPWGPPIPRAQEGPAKTKPRSNARGAQPKGKPAASGPVDWSALLG; encoded by the coding sequence ATGACTGCAGAACCCCAGGGCGATTCGGAGGCGCCACCTGGCAGCGACGTGGGGCCCCTGGCCGGTATGACGGCACCGGGAGCCACCGAACAGGGGCTGACTGAACCCGGTATGACAGGTCCTGGTACCCCTGGACCCGGTACCCCTGGACACGGCACAGGCGCATCCGGTGGCCCGGATTTCCGGGCAGTTGAAGAAGGGCATGCAGCCCATCACCATCTGGCCCATACCTGGGAAGAGGCCCGGCGGGCTGCGTTCGACGCCGCAACACCGATTCCGCCGGGGCCGGTGCCCCTGCGGATCGCGTTGGGCCGCAAACTCGACCGCGACATCGTTGCCCTCCAGGACATGCCCCACTATGCCTCGTCAGCCATGGACGGCTGGGTGGTCAACGGAAGCGGCCCCTGGATACCGGTGGAGCCCGGCACCCGGCTGGCGCCGCACCAGGCCAGCCCCATCGCGACGGGTGGCCTGATCCCCGCCGGCGGCAAGGCAGTTCTTCGCACGGAGAGTGCAGTCCTTGGGCAGGACGATGAAGGACTTCCTGTCCTGATGACCGGAGGCAAGGCCCGCCCCGGCGAGCCCCGCGCGGGGGAGCATATCCGGAAGGCCGGGGAAGAAGCCCTGGAAGGGGACATCCTGGTCAAAGCGGGGGTGGAGCTCAACCCGGCCCACCTGGCACTGGCCGCTTTGGCCGGCTACGACGAACTGCAGGTCCAGGGGAAGCCCGTAGTGCGCCTGGTGCTGACCGGGTCCGAGGTGGTGGAACACGGCACGCCGGCTCCCGGCCAGGTGCGCGACACCTTCGGTCCGCAAATGCCCGACGTCGTCTCAATGCTGGGCGGCATCCCCGGCGGGCAGCAGCGGATCGGCGACTCGTACGACGAATGGCTGGCGGCGCTCGAGGACGTGCTGCCGGAGGTGCCGGGCGCGCCGGACCTGCCGGCCGACGTCGTCATTACCACCGGGGGCACCGGGCGCTCGGGAACGGACCACCTCCGGCGGGCGGTGGCCGAACTCGGCGGCCGCCTCATTATCGACGGCGTGGCCATGCGCCCGGGGCATCCCGCGGTCCTCGCCGAACTGCCGGACGGACGCTTTGTCCTGGGACTTCCCGGTAATCCGCTGGCAGCCATGATGGCCCTCTCCACAGTAGGTGCCCCACTGCTGGGCGCACTGGGGCACCGCGCCATGCCGGCGGTGGAGGAGGTGCCTTGCGGGACGATGATCGAGCCGGATCCCGGCCGTACCCGGCTGATGCCGTTCCGGTTGCTGTACGGGATGGCGTCCCCGGCACAACATACAGGCCCGGGAATGATGCGGGGACTGGCCGCTGCCGATGGTGTGCTCGTAGTGCCCCCGCATGGCGTGCAGCTTGGGGAGCCGGTGCCCGCATTCGCCCTGCCCTGGGGGCCGCCCATACCCCGCGCCCAGGAGGGCCCGGCCAAAACCAAACCGCGCAGCAACGCCAGGGGCGCCCAGCCCAAGGGCAAACCGGCAGCGAGTGGACCCGTGGACTGGAGCGCGCTCCTGGGCTGA
- a CDS encoding HNH endonuclease — MRTLVLNAGYEPLAVITFRRALVLVLTGKASVVAEGDDPVVGPTDVLGRPSVILLNRYIRPRYNHSTAVSRRGVLRRDGHKCAYCGKAAHTIDHVHPKSRGGADSWENLVAACLRCNNVKGDHTPAEMGWTLRFVPEPPHGTIWQIKELEKPTPAWDPFLLPERAA; from the coding sequence ATGCGCACTCTCGTTCTGAATGCTGGATATGAACCGCTGGCGGTTATTACCTTCCGCCGGGCGCTGGTGCTTGTGCTTACAGGCAAGGCCAGTGTGGTGGCCGAGGGGGACGACCCCGTGGTGGGCCCCACCGACGTCCTCGGGCGTCCGTCCGTGATCCTCCTCAACCGCTACATCCGCCCCCGGTACAACCACTCCACGGCCGTCAGCCGTAGAGGCGTGCTCCGACGCGACGGGCATAAATGTGCCTACTGCGGGAAAGCGGCGCACACCATTGACCACGTGCATCCGAAATCCCGGGGCGGGGCCGATTCGTGGGAGAACCTGGTGGCCGCCTGCCTGCGGTGCAACAACGTCAAAGGCGACCACACTCCCGCCGAGATGGGATGGACCTTGCGGTTCGTGCCGGAACCTCCGCACGGAACCATCTGGCAAATCAAGGAGCTGGAGAAGCCCACGCCGGCGTGGGATCCCTTCCTGCTTCCGGAACGCGCTGCTTGA
- the serC gene encoding phosphoserine transaminase — protein sequence MSDTSITIPADLLPQDGRFGAGPSKVRQEQIDALAAASRTILGTSHRQAPVKNLVGSVREGLSQFFRAPDGYEVVLGVGGSTAFWDIASFGLVEKKAQHLSFGEFGSKFAAATNKAPFLEASSIIKSEPGTRPAAQAEAGVDVYAWPQNETSTGVAAPVQRVSGADEGSLVLVDATSAAGGLDVDVAQSDVYYFAPQKNFASDGGLWLGLFSPAALERAAAIKASGRWIPDFLDLQTAIDNSRLNQTYNTPSLSTLVTLDSQVQWLNSNGGLDFASKRTADSAGRIYSWADDSEFATPFVTNPEERSNVIATIDFDESVDAATVAKVLRANGIVDTEPYRKLGRNQLRIATFVAIEPSDVSALLASIDYVVGQLRK from the coding sequence GTGAGCGACACCAGCATCACGATCCCCGCCGACCTCCTGCCCCAGGACGGGCGGTTCGGGGCTGGCCCGTCAAAGGTCCGGCAGGAACAGATCGACGCGCTGGCAGCGGCTTCCAGGACGATCCTTGGCACCTCGCACCGGCAGGCGCCCGTCAAGAACCTGGTCGGTTCGGTCCGGGAAGGGCTGAGCCAGTTCTTCCGTGCCCCGGACGGCTATGAAGTAGTCCTCGGCGTCGGCGGCTCCACCGCCTTCTGGGACATTGCGAGCTTCGGCCTCGTGGAGAAGAAGGCCCAGCACCTGTCCTTCGGTGAGTTCGGGTCCAAGTTCGCCGCCGCCACCAACAAGGCACCCTTCCTCGAAGCCTCCTCCATCATCAAGTCCGAGCCCGGCACCCGGCCCGCAGCCCAGGCCGAGGCCGGCGTGGACGTCTATGCCTGGCCCCAGAACGAAACCTCCACAGGTGTTGCAGCCCCCGTCCAGCGCGTGTCCGGGGCAGACGAAGGATCGCTGGTCCTCGTGGACGCAACGTCCGCGGCCGGCGGCCTGGACGTGGACGTTGCCCAAAGCGATGTCTACTACTTTGCCCCCCAGAAGAACTTTGCCTCCGACGGCGGCCTCTGGCTGGGCCTGTTCTCCCCCGCGGCGCTGGAACGTGCCGCCGCCATCAAGGCCAGCGGCCGCTGGATCCCGGACTTCCTGGACCTGCAGACCGCCATCGACAACTCCCGCCTGAACCAGACGTACAACACGCCGTCGCTGTCCACGCTGGTAACCCTGGATTCCCAGGTCCAGTGGCTGAACTCCAACGGCGGCCTGGACTTCGCCTCCAAGCGGACCGCCGATTCCGCCGGCCGTATCTACAGCTGGGCCGACGACTCGGAGTTCGCCACCCCGTTCGTCACCAATCCGGAGGAACGCTCCAACGTCATCGCCACGATCGACTTCGACGAGTCGGTTGACGCCGCCACCGTGGCCAAGGTCCTGCGCGCCAACGGCATTGTGGACACCGAGCCGTACCGGAAGCTGGGCCGCAACCAGCTGCGCATCGCCACCTTCGTGGCCATCGAGCCCAGCGACGTCTCGGCGCTGCTGGCCAGCATCGACTACGTGGTGGGCCAGCTGCGCAAGTAA